One Pecten maximus chromosome 16, xPecMax1.1, whole genome shotgun sequence DNA window includes the following coding sequences:
- the LOC117344509 gene encoding C-type lectin domain family 4 member E-like, with protein sequence MHIPNSLTTKMAPSFALFVVLICSGVELVLTSCPRGWVEYQDECLLFVTNTTMGWHEAENVCRNYPSYLVTDDNEDKHDFIEMFINVFSHNWHLRHFWNGVSDFVVENQWRWVETGVSVESTTFWDKGQPNGLDGQNCVALTMNSANSLVWRDYDCTHKYHFICEMKATKDTIGVIG encoded by the exons ATGCATATACCGAATTCTCTTACAACCAAGATGGCGCCGTCTTTCGCTCTGTTTGTGGTCCTGATATGTTCAG GAGTGGAGTTGGTATTGACATCTTGCCCAAGAGGATGGGTTGAATATCAAGACGAATGCCTGTTGTTTGTGACCAACACTACGATGGGATGGCATGAAGCTGAG AACGTCTGTAGGAACTATCCAAGTTACCTGGTAACGGACGATAATGAGGATAAACACGACTTCATCGAAATGTTCATCAACGTCTTCTCTCATA ACTGGCACTTACGACATTTCTGGAATGGCGTCAGTGACTTCGTCGTCGAGAACCAGTGGCGATGGGTGGAGACGGGTGTGTCTGTCGAGTCGACCACATTCTGGGATAAGGGACAGCCAAACGGGCTCGACGGCCAAAACTGTGTCGCTTTAACCATGAACTCGGCCAACAGTCTGGTCTGGAGGGACTACGATTGCACGCATAAATACCACTTCATATGCGAAATGAA